One window of Sphingobium sp. TKS genomic DNA carries:
- a CDS encoding ATP-binding protein — MRLTELRLENYGGCASRELVIPETAGLTVVFGANEAGKSTSLEAISDFLFSIPKNTQRGSLFGYDGMRIGASMLLADGSVLTLKRRKGNGRTLADSAGTALDDTVLAPVLGAITRDRFETLFGLNHETLRNGGERLLHADGDIGRLIVEAGGGLRTLVSRLEGINAEADKLFDTRRSASRVFYQQLTFFEAADKTARSAQLTRETYEQTRKAALAAAEKLGTLRDERRSLGTSTAKLERVLRVAPYLRQLDGLALALGAYDDIASFRDDFATKVRAALDKRNEAAKHLDGAIERRDRLKARLDALVVNQALKASEKRIRDLAERAIHVRKARSDRANRQREIDDGEAQLAALRRMLGLPADAELSALIPDQSALDHVRRFAEEVLERRPSLANAQLRLGELADKLALLGDRLNAARAAGFDAPSEASSSVFASLAAQKSAHLARQQGLDNDSEALTKRLTLLGFDTVDALAAFTCPSAEDVRNEQVARETLGSQLEEQAKLKRQAERSIAAGEADIAELQASGIIASDTSLAEARTTRTDAWKPIKSAYVGGQLPDDADSRHEAADRFDAALVSADELADRRAAEAKRAASLAQALRRVADAQAEATAAENEADALSRQLEARGAAWSNSFPDLHARHPELASLLLFAQARQQVLDEAERLRGQSNALAVEEAQLAPTVELLERIEQRRNLDPSLSFAERVSAVQSAISRHEQAHADFTRDQRDQEEIAQQHKRVEADLQLWSDAQAAWDGGWPTATKALGLRPDVTPADASIAVTEWAGARGVLSAIGQSRHRLQRMVEDEASLGSDASSLAAELEIEVSDDCVVAAQMLVVRLEANATAQTQYDGLLPDYEEARVEAGYAQDAVGSAKVELTALAASVQLDPADDDALLEAAVRCEARVGLCDEIGQAERTAMDVGDKLDLAALRAEWDGRDLDEVRTDLEEQKARTSEAEGEIEAAVLAEKAGQDELAAYLSQSQVNHAVAERETAAAQMHLALERYLELSVARELVTSAMATIRAEQQDPLIQRAGELFAATTLGEFAGIETDIDDKGHPVVVGRRANGGIASVATMSDGTRDQLFLAFRLASLENYGGATEPLPFIADDILVHFDDERSRSTLDLLAEYGKTNQVLLFTHHRSVRALAEPLAAAGVANIIDLDRTA, encoded by the coding sequence ATGCGCCTGACTGAACTTCGCCTTGAGAATTATGGCGGTTGCGCCAGCCGAGAGCTGGTCATCCCCGAGACTGCGGGGCTCACGGTCGTGTTTGGTGCTAACGAGGCAGGCAAGAGTACCAGCCTCGAGGCGATCAGCGATTTCCTGTTTTCGATCCCGAAGAATACGCAGCGGGGTAGCCTGTTCGGCTATGACGGCATGCGTATCGGTGCATCGATGCTGTTGGCCGACGGTAGCGTGCTGACGTTGAAAAGGCGCAAGGGCAATGGCCGAACTTTGGCCGATTCGGCAGGCACCGCACTCGACGATACAGTCCTCGCACCTGTTCTTGGAGCAATCACCCGGGACAGGTTCGAAACGCTCTTCGGTCTCAACCATGAAACCTTGCGCAATGGCGGCGAGCGGTTGCTCCATGCAGACGGGGATATCGGGCGCCTGATTGTCGAGGCGGGTGGCGGCTTGCGAACCCTTGTTTCCCGCCTAGAGGGTATCAATGCTGAAGCGGACAAGCTTTTTGACACGAGGCGTTCGGCGAGTCGTGTCTTCTACCAGCAGCTGACCTTCTTTGAGGCGGCAGACAAGACCGCCCGCAGCGCACAGCTGACCCGTGAAACCTATGAACAGACGCGCAAGGCGGCCTTGGCCGCCGCGGAGAAGCTGGGCACCTTGCGTGACGAGAGGCGCAGTCTTGGCACGTCGACGGCGAAGCTCGAGCGCGTGCTGCGCGTCGCTCCGTATCTCCGTCAGCTCGACGGTCTGGCGCTGGCACTGGGTGCCTATGACGATATCGCCTCCTTCCGAGACGACTTCGCCACCAAGGTTCGAGCCGCATTGGACAAGAGAAATGAGGCAGCAAAGCATCTGGATGGAGCCATCGAACGAAGGGACCGGCTCAAGGCCCGGCTAGACGCTCTGGTCGTGAATCAAGCGCTCAAGGCGTCGGAGAAGCGTATCCGTGATCTCGCCGAGCGTGCGATCCACGTCCGCAAGGCGCGATCCGATCGTGCCAATCGCCAGCGCGAGATCGATGATGGCGAAGCCCAACTGGCCGCATTACGCCGAATGCTCGGCCTTCCCGCAGATGCCGAACTATCTGCGCTCATCCCTGATCAATCGGCGCTCGACCACGTGCGTCGCTTTGCCGAAGAGGTGCTGGAGCGGCGGCCAAGTCTAGCTAATGCTCAGCTCCGCCTCGGCGAACTGGCAGATAAGCTCGCCCTGCTTGGCGACCGTCTGAATGCGGCGCGTGCGGCAGGGTTTGATGCTCCATCCGAAGCGTCGTCTTCGGTCTTTGCAAGCCTTGCTGCCCAGAAGTCGGCGCACTTGGCGCGCCAACAGGGGCTGGACAATGACAGCGAGGCATTGACCAAACGGCTCACGTTGCTCGGCTTCGACACCGTCGACGCGCTTGCCGCGTTCACCTGCCCAAGCGCGGAGGATGTTCGAAACGAACAGGTCGCGCGTGAGACATTGGGTTCGCAGCTTGAGGAGCAGGCCAAGCTCAAACGACAGGCGGAGCGCAGCATCGCCGCCGGTGAGGCTGATATCGCAGAGCTTCAGGCTTCCGGGATCATTGCGAGCGACACGTCACTTGCCGAGGCGCGTACCACGCGTACGGATGCATGGAAGCCGATAAAGTCAGCTTATGTAGGCGGACAACTTCCGGACGATGCAGACTCACGACATGAGGCGGCCGACAGGTTCGATGCTGCGCTCGTGTCTGCCGATGAACTGGCCGACCGCCGTGCCGCAGAAGCTAAACGTGCTGCCTCGCTTGCGCAGGCGCTGCGCCGTGTGGCGGATGCGCAAGCAGAAGCCACGGCGGCCGAAAACGAGGCGGACGCGCTTTCCAGGCAGTTGGAAGCGCGCGGCGCGGCATGGTCGAACAGTTTCCCGGACCTCCATGCCAGGCATCCCGAACTTGCGTCGCTGCTGTTGTTTGCGCAGGCACGGCAACAGGTGCTGGACGAAGCTGAAAGGCTGCGCGGTCAGTCGAACGCCCTGGCGGTCGAGGAAGCCCAGCTCGCCCCCACAGTGGAGCTGCTTGAGCGGATCGAACAGCGTCGCAATCTGGATCCCTCGCTGTCGTTTGCAGAGCGGGTCAGTGCGGTGCAGAGCGCAATTTCCCGGCATGAACAGGCGCATGCCGACTTCACTCGGGACCAGCGCGACCAGGAGGAGATCGCGCAGCAACACAAGCGTGTCGAAGCCGACTTGCAGCTGTGGTCCGATGCCCAGGCAGCCTGGGACGGAGGATGGCCGACTGCAACGAAAGCACTGGGGCTCAGGCCAGATGTTACGCCGGCGGATGCCAGCATTGCGGTCACCGAATGGGCCGGCGCGCGCGGCGTTCTGTCGGCTATCGGACAGTCGCGCCACAGGCTCCAGCGAATGGTCGAGGATGAGGCCAGCCTAGGGTCAGATGCCAGTAGCCTTGCAGCAGAACTCGAGATCGAGGTGAGTGACGATTGCGTGGTCGCGGCTCAGATGCTGGTGGTCCGGCTTGAAGCCAATGCCACAGCCCAGACGCAATATGATGGCCTCCTCCCCGACTATGAGGAAGCGAGGGTCGAGGCGGGCTACGCACAGGATGCGGTCGGCTCTGCTAAGGTGGAACTGACGGCGCTGGCGGCGTCCGTGCAACTCGATCCCGCTGACGACGATGCACTATTGGAGGCAGCCGTACGTTGCGAGGCACGGGTAGGACTTTGCGACGAGATAGGCCAGGCAGAGCGGACCGCGATGGATGTTGGTGACAAGCTTGATCTCGCCGCTCTTCGAGCGGAATGGGACGGCCGTGATCTCGATGAAGTCCGGACAGACCTGGAGGAGCAGAAGGCCCGCACTTCAGAAGCCGAGGGTGAAATCGAGGCGGCCGTCCTCGCGGAAAAGGCCGGACAGGACGAACTCGCCGCCTATCTGAGCCAGAGCCAGGTCAATCACGCAGTGGCTGAACGGGAGACAGCGGCGGCGCAGATGCATCTCGCACTCGAGCGATATCTCGAACTTTCGGTCGCGCGCGAGTTGGTGACTTCGGCGATGGCAACGATCCGCGCGGAGCAGCAAGATCCGCTCATCCAGCGGGCAGGAGAGCTTTTCGCGGCGACCACGCTAGGCGAATTTGCCGGTATCGAGACCGATATTGACGACAAGGGGCATCCGGTTGTCGTCGGACGGCGGGCCAATGGAGGCATCGCTTCGGTGGCCACCATGAGTGATGGCACGCGCGACCAGCTCTTCCTCGCGTTCCGGTTGGCAAGTCTTGAAAACTATGGCGGGGCGACCGAGCCTCTACCATTCATAGCCGACGACATTCTGGTTCATTTTGATGATGAACGCAGCCGGTCAACACTCGATCTGCTCGCCGAATATGGCAAGACAAACCAAGTTCTGCTCTTTACCCACCACCGCAGCGTTCGCGCTCTGGCAGAGCCGCTCGCGGCGGCGGGGGTCGCAAACATTATCGACCTAGATCGTACGGCATAA
- a CDS encoding nucleotidyl transferase AbiEii/AbiGii toxin family protein, which translates to MTEIMSFSNAPDDALLGRVAGALAVDEAFVEKDWFVVQAIEGLSGLATEDFTPVFSGGTSLLKAHGLIRRFSEDIDFKLLLSDSFLARSRNQRRQALKSFRDAMVDAWKEMGFEVTSCISRDEHRFIELAMTYPTNLEPHGSLRPHILTQISAKPPRLTVQHKAVASFAGQYARSAPEVPNIACIDPVETAADKLSAFSWRMLLRDRAHADDDPTIVRHLHDLAALEPLATGDRQFPALLKSVLEDDSDRGGGGVADLTPKQRLAAMREKLAADPEYAQEYARFVGGMAFAGDADVPGFDAAVAAVVRLCELLAD; encoded by the coding sequence ATGACGGAAATTATGTCGTTCTCGAACGCACCCGATGATGCCCTGCTGGGCCGCGTCGCAGGTGCGCTCGCTGTCGATGAAGCCTTTGTGGAAAAGGACTGGTTCGTTGTCCAGGCTATAGAGGGGCTGTCAGGCTTGGCGACGGAGGATTTCACTCCCGTCTTCTCAGGCGGCACGTCGCTGCTCAAGGCTCATGGGCTCATTCGTCGTTTCTCCGAGGACATCGATTTCAAACTACTGCTGTCAGACAGCTTCCTTGCGCGCAGCCGAAACCAGCGCAGACAGGCGCTAAAGTCTTTCCGGGATGCCATGGTGGATGCGTGGAAGGAGATGGGTTTCGAGGTCACCTCCTGCATCTCGCGCGATGAGCATCGCTTTATCGAGCTTGCGATGACCTATCCGACCAACCTGGAACCACATGGCTCCCTGCGGCCGCATATTCTGACTCAGATTTCGGCTAAGCCTCCCCGGCTAACTGTCCAGCACAAGGCGGTGGCGTCGTTCGCTGGACAATATGCTCGGTCTGCGCCGGAGGTACCGAACATTGCCTGTATCGATCCGGTCGAGACGGCGGCCGACAAGCTGAGCGCCTTCTCGTGGCGGATGCTGCTGCGCGACCGCGCCCATGCGGACGACGATCCCACCATTGTCCGCCATTTACATGACTTGGCGGCATTGGAGCCGCTGGCAACTGGGGATCGTCAGTTTCCGGCGCTGCTGAAGTCCGTCTTGGAGGATGACAGCGACAGGGGTGGCGGGGGCGTTGCGGATCTGACACCTAAGCAGCGGCTCGCGGCGATGCGCGAAAAACTCGCTGCTGATCCTGAATATGCGCAGGAATATGCGCGGTTTGTGGGCGGCATGGCTTTTGCCGGCGATGCCGATGTTCCTGGATTTGACGCTGCGGTAGCAGCGGTGGTCCGTCTGTGCGAGCTATTGGCAGATTGA
- a CDS encoding metallophosphoesterase family protein → MTGFTFVHAADLHLDSPLLGLAGKSAEYAARVEASSREAFDNLVELAIHEGCRFMLLAGDIFDGDLRNFQTGLYFMEGMRRLDEAGIAVFMVLGNHDSANRFADKLSLSGNVHVFPKAKAATHLLDDVGVAIHGRSFPRPDVSEDLAREYPVAAQALFNIGVLHTACAGSEGHHARYAPCTPEQLANHGYDYWALGHVHAHAVLSEHPHIVYPGNLQGRHPRETGPKGAVLVRVDEGKVVGLEHRALDVVRWASVAIDVSGTKEEQELLDLIRSRLADCAEAADGRPLALRLTVTGTTPLHSRLILERGAFREDVETLLATLSHDVWLEKLKLETQHPAVPEAVDPTVAGRLDQELTRLSQDSAIAEVLEARLAEIRTKLPAGAHADSFIEQMRAEIPERAAALARSLVSEAGHAPD, encoded by the coding sequence TTGACTGGATTCACCTTTGTCCACGCAGCTGATCTGCACCTTGACAGCCCACTTCTCGGACTAGCAGGTAAATCGGCTGAATATGCCGCGCGTGTCGAAGCGTCATCGCGCGAAGCGTTCGACAATTTGGTCGAACTTGCGATTCACGAGGGTTGCCGGTTCATGCTACTGGCCGGCGACATTTTCGATGGCGATCTGCGTAACTTCCAGACCGGCCTCTATTTCATGGAGGGAATGCGCCGGCTCGACGAAGCCGGGATCGCCGTATTCATGGTGCTCGGAAACCATGATTCCGCCAATCGATTTGCCGACAAGCTGTCCCTGTCCGGCAACGTCCATGTTTTTCCGAAGGCCAAGGCCGCCACGCATCTGCTCGACGATGTCGGGGTTGCGATTCACGGCCGGAGTTTCCCGCGCCCGGATGTCTCGGAGGATCTGGCGCGTGAGTATCCAGTGGCGGCTCAAGCATTGTTCAATATCGGCGTGCTGCACACCGCATGTGCTGGCAGCGAAGGTCATCATGCCCGCTATGCGCCCTGCACGCCCGAGCAGCTCGCAAATCATGGATATGATTATTGGGCGCTAGGCCATGTCCATGCCCATGCTGTGCTAAGCGAGCACCCGCATATCGTTTATCCAGGCAATCTCCAGGGTCGCCATCCGCGAGAGACCGGTCCCAAGGGTGCGGTGCTGGTCAGGGTTGATGAAGGTAAAGTGGTCGGCCTTGAGCATAGGGCACTAGATGTCGTTCGCTGGGCATCGGTCGCTATCGATGTTTCCGGGACAAAGGAAGAGCAGGAACTGCTGGACCTCATACGCAGCCGGCTCGCGGATTGCGCCGAGGCTGCCGACGGTCGACCCCTTGCCCTTCGGTTGACCGTAACCGGCACAACTCCGCTCCATTCCAGGTTGATCCTCGAGCGGGGGGCTTTCCGGGAGGATGTTGAAACGCTGCTGGCAACGCTCTCGCATGATGTTTGGCTTGAAAAGCTGAAACTGGAGACCCAGCATCCGGCTGTCCCCGAGGCGGTCGACCCCACTGTTGCCGGAAGGCTTGATCAGGAGCTGACGCGCCTAAGCCAGGACAGTGCGATCGCGGAGGTTCTCGAGGCGCGGCTCGCTGAAATTCGCACGAAATTGCCTGCCGGTGCCCATGCCGACTCCTTCATCGAGCAGATGCGCGCAGAAATCCCCGAACGCGCTGCCGCTCTGGCACGCAGTCTTGTGAGTGAGGCTGGTCATGCGCCTGACTGA
- a CDS encoding Tn3 family transposase produces MPRRVTLTDRQRDALLRLPVDQGELLRHYTLSDEDLGHIRQRRRDHNRFGFALQLCVLRFPGRVLAPGEVIPAPVTDFIAAQLGLSGDDLLPYATREETRHEHLADLRRIYGYRAFSGRGARDLREWIAREAETATSNEDLARRFVVECRRTRTILPAPSTFERLCADALVDAERRIEERIAGRISPALGEQLACLLEDTVDGRITRFVWLRQFEVGANSAAANRLMDRLEYLQDVDLPADLVSGVPPHRVARLRRQGERYYADGMRDLPEERRLAILAVCALEWRASLADVVVETHDRIVGRLYRASERLCSTRIADEKAAVRDTLKSFAEIGGALLGAQDDGAALDGIIAMGLGWERFRTLVATASALTNVLAADPLSRVLDGYHRFRLYAPRMLRLLNMQAAPIATPLLAAVAILQRGIKAAPPIDFLRPNSKWHRHLRAQPVGDHRLWEIAVLFHIRDAFRSGDIWLAGSRRYADLKQILVPAQLIEQTARLTVPLRPHEWLAERKARLDERLKELGRAARAGAIPGGIIENGRLHIDKLKADTPEGAEDLVLDLYRQLPPARITDLLLEVDERTGFSEAFTHLRTGAPCVDRIGLMNVLLAEGVNLGLRKMAAATNTHSFWELLRIARWHVEGSSYDRALAIIVEAHGTLPMAAFWGQGHSASSDGQFFLATEQGEAMNMVNAKYGNIPGLKGYSHVSDQYAPFATQVIPATVSEAPYILDGLLMNDAGRHVRQHFADTGGFTDHVFAACSLLGYRFAPRIRDLPQKRLYAFTPGATPANVRGLVGGKIKEPLIERNWPDILRVMATIAAGMVAPSQILRKLASYPRQNELALALREVGRVERTLFMIDWILDAGLQRQAQIGLNKGEAHHALKRAISFHRRGEIRDRSGEGQHYRIAGMNLLAAIIIFWNTMKLGEVVSSRAANGAAVAPDLLAHVSPLGWEHINLTGEYRWPKSLA; encoded by the coding sequence ATGCCCCGTCGCGTGACCCTGACCGATCGCCAGCGCGACGCGCTACTCCGTTTGCCGGTCGATCAGGGCGAGTTGCTGCGTCATTACACCCTCAGCGATGAGGATCTCGGGCATATCCGGCAGCGTCGTCGCGACCACAACCGTTTCGGCTTCGCACTGCAACTGTGCGTGCTACGCTTTCCCGGTCGGGTGCTGGCACCGGGCGAAGTGATCCCGGCGCCAGTGACAGATTTTATCGCAGCCCAACTCGGGCTGAGTGGCGATGATCTGCTGCCCTATGCCACGCGCGAGGAAACGCGGCACGAGCATCTGGCAGACCTGCGCAGAATCTATGGCTACCGGGCCTTTTCAGGTCGCGGCGCGCGGGATCTGCGTGAATGGATCGCGCGAGAGGCCGAGACGGCAACATCGAACGAGGATCTCGCCCGCCGCTTTGTCGTGGAATGCCGCCGCACCCGCACGATTCTTCCGGCGCCCTCAACGTTCGAGCGGCTGTGCGCCGACGCATTGGTCGATGCCGAGCGCCGCATTGAGGAGCGTATCGCTGGACGGATCTCGCCCGCCCTCGGCGAGCAATTGGCTTGCCTGCTGGAGGATACGGTGGACGGCCGTATTACCCGGTTTGTCTGGCTGCGGCAATTTGAGGTGGGCGCGAACTCCGCCGCTGCCAACCGGCTGATGGATCGACTGGAATATCTCCAGGACGTCGATCTTCCCGCAGACCTCGTGTCCGGTGTGCCGCCGCACAGAGTGGCCCGGTTGCGCCGGCAGGGCGAGCGCTATTATGCAGATGGTATGCGCGACCTGCCCGAAGAAAGGCGGCTAGCGATCCTCGCGGTGTGTGCGCTGGAATGGCGGGCATCGCTGGCCGATGTCGTCGTGGAAACCCATGACCGCATCGTCGGTCGCCTCTATCGAGCGTCCGAGCGCCTTTGCAGCACCAGGATCGCCGACGAAAAGGCGGCCGTGCGGGACACGCTGAAATCCTTTGCCGAAATCGGCGGCGCATTGCTGGGGGCACAGGACGATGGCGCGGCGCTGGACGGGATCATCGCCATGGGGCTTGGCTGGGAGCGGTTCAGAACCCTCGTCGCCACAGCCTCCGCACTGACCAACGTACTTGCGGCCGATCCGCTCAGCCGCGTGCTGGACGGCTATCACCGCTTCCGCCTCTACGCACCCCGGATGCTGCGCCTGCTCAACATGCAGGCGGCGCCGATTGCCACGCCCCTTTTGGCGGCAGTCGCAATCCTGCAACGCGGGATCAAAGCCGCGCCGCCAATCGACTTCCTCCGCCCGAACTCGAAATGGCATCGCCATCTTCGCGCTCAACCCGTCGGCGACCACCGGCTGTGGGAGATCGCGGTGCTGTTCCATATCCGCGATGCCTTTCGGTCCGGCGACATATGGCTGGCGGGGTCGCGTCGCTATGCCGACCTCAAGCAAATACTGGTCCCGGCCCAGTTGATAGAACAGACCGCTCGCCTCACCGTGCCGCTGCGACCGCATGAATGGCTGGCGGAACGCAAGGCCCGACTGGATGAACGGTTGAAGGAACTGGGTCGTGCGGCCCGGGCCGGGGCGATCCCCGGCGGCATCATCGAGAATGGCAGGCTTCATATCGACAAGCTCAAGGCCGACACGCCGGAAGGTGCAGAGGATCTCGTGCTCGATCTATACCGGCAGCTTCCGCCCGCAAGGATTACCGACCTGTTATTGGAAGTCGATGAGCGGACCGGATTTTCCGAAGCCTTCACCCATTTGCGCACCGGCGCGCCCTGCGTGGACCGGATAGGGCTGATGAACGTTCTGCTGGCGGAGGGCGTCAATCTTGGCCTGCGCAAGATGGCGGCTGCGACCAACACGCACAGTTTCTGGGAATTGCTGCGGATCGCACGCTGGCATGTCGAAGGCAGTTCCTATGATCGGGCACTTGCCATAATAGTCGAGGCGCATGGTACGCTTCCCATGGCCGCATTCTGGGGACAGGGGCACTCCGCCTCCAGCGATGGACAATTCTTCCTCGCCACCGAGCAGGGCGAAGCGATGAACATGGTCAACGCCAAATACGGCAATATCCCAGGCCTGAAAGGATACAGCCATGTCTCCGATCAATATGCACCGTTTGCTACCCAGGTCATTCCGGCGACCGTCAGCGAGGCACCCTATATTCTCGATGGGCTGCTCATGAACGACGCAGGCCGCCATGTCCGTCAGCATTTCGCTGACACCGGCGGTTTTACCGATCACGTCTTCGCCGCCTGCTCACTTCTCGGCTACAGGTTCGCGCCGCGCATCCGCGACCTACCGCAAAAAAGGCTCTATGCCTTCACCCCCGGTGCGACGCCAGCCAATGTGCGGGGCCTGGTCGGCGGGAAAATCAAAGAGCCGCTTATCGAGCGGAACTGGCCCGACATCCTTCGCGTCATGGCCACGATCGCCGCCGGCATGGTCGCCCCCAGCCAGATTCTCCGCAAGCTGGCTTCCTACCCTCGCCAGAATGAATTGGCCCTTGCTCTTCGGGAAGTCGGCCGTGTCGAACGGACTCTGTTCATGATCGACTGGATTCTCGACGCCGGCTTGCAGCGCCAAGCCCAGATCGGCCTCAACAAAGGCGAAGCCCATCATGCGCTGAAGCGCGCGATCAGCTTCCATCGGCGCGGCGAAATCCGGGATCGATCGGGAGAAGGTCAGCATTATCGCATCGCCGGCATGAACCTGCTGGCCGCCATCATCATCTTCTGGAATACGATGAAGCTCGGAGAGGTCGTCAGCAGCCGAGCCGCTAATGGCGCCGCCGTCGCGCCCGATCTCCTCGCCCATGTCTCACCACTGGGCTGGGAACACATCAACCTCACCGGCGAATATCGCTGGCCAAAATCCTTAGCGTAG
- a CDS encoding recombinase family protein — translation MLIGYARVSKADGSQSLDLQHDALHAAGVGPDKIYDDRASGSRDDRPGLAACLKSLRAGDVLIVWKLDRLGRTLTHLVNTLQNLSDRGIGLRVLTGKGAQIDTTTPSGRMVFGIFATLAEFERDMIRERTMAGLAAARARGRKGGRKFALSKAQVRLAQAAMTQRDTSVSDLCKELGIERVTLYRYVGPKGELRDYGKRVLGLA, via the coding sequence ATGCTGATCGGCTATGCCCGCGTCTCCAAAGCCGATGGCTCGCAGTCGCTCGACCTGCAGCACGACGCCCTCCATGCCGCCGGCGTCGGGCCGGATAAAATCTATGATGATCGCGCGTCCGGTAGCCGCGATGACCGCCCCGGTCTCGCCGCCTGCCTCAAATCGTTGCGCGCTGGCGACGTCCTGATCGTCTGGAAGCTCGATCGGCTCGGCCGAACGCTCACCCATCTTGTCAACACGTTGCAGAACCTGTCCGATCGCGGCATTGGCTTGAGGGTTCTCACCGGCAAGGGCGCGCAAATCGACACCACGACGCCGTCGGGCCGCATGGTGTTCGGCATTTTCGCCACGCTGGCGGAGTTCGAGCGGGATATGATCCGCGAGCGCACCATGGCTGGCCTGGCCGCTGCTCGCGCGCGCGGCCGAAAGGGAGGCCGCAAGTTCGCCTTGTCCAAGGCTCAGGTGCGTCTCGCCCAAGCCGCTATGACCCAGCGCGACACGTCCGTCTCCGACCTCTGCAAGGAACTCGGGATCGAGCGCGTCACTCTCTACCGCTATGTCGGCCCCAAGGGCGAACTCCGGGACTATGGAAAGCGCGTCCTCGGCTTAGCGTAG